GTCTTGGACCATTTGTCTGGAACTATGAATATGACCAGGTAGACCAAGCAACTAAGCTACTAAAGTTTCTTTTGACCAACCTCAAGGGGGCCGATTCAAGATCATCGGAGTAAGGTTTCAGTAAACCGCATTAACTCAGCGAAAGGAGGGGTAGTCCAATGGGACTGACCAAACGGAAGGACAGTTACTATGTCGAGTTCCCTGTACTGGATGATGGCAAGGTGCTCAAGCTAGCGCCACCGGGCACAGGCAAGTTGAAACGGTGGAAGGTGGGAACGCTGAACCGGCGCTATGCTAAGGATCAAGAGGCCATCATTAAGACACGCCTCCTGTCCGGCCAGATACCTAGTCCGGCGGTGGCCCGTGCCGAAGCCATGACGTTTCGGCAGTGGGCGGAGATTTATTTGAACCTTGAGGAAGTGAAGAAGCTGAAGAGTTACCCCCTTCGCAAGTTGTATGTGGGGAATCTGGTGAAGTTCTTCAGGGACAAACCGTTGGCCGCGATCACCCCGGAGGAGGTTGCTGCGTATCGGGCGCAACGAGTCCAGTACAGGCGGATTCAATGTCCTGAATGCAAGAAACGAAAAGAGAGGCGGTTTGTCGGGCAGGAGGTCTGCCCTGCGTGTGGTTGGAAGCGCGAGGATGCCCCGCGTCCGGTCTCCTTGCAGACGATCAACCATGACCATACGGCGTTAACTCACATGCTGAATGTGGCGCGCAGTCCGCGTTTCAAGGTGATCCTGGACAATCCGGCGAGCCACGTGAAGAAGCCAGACCCGAAGAACGAGCGGGACAGGATCGCCAGCACGGACGAATGGCTTCGGTTGAAGGAAGCGGCAGCGCCGCATCTGCGCCGAGTCCTCACGGTGGCCTATGCGGTCGGTCCTCGAAAGGGAGAACTGCTGAAGCTCGAATGGTCGGACGTAGACATGAAACGGAGGGAGGTTACACTTCGAGACACCAAGAATGGGGAAAGCCGCATGGTTCCCATGACAGAGGAGGTGTACGAAGTGTTTAAGGAGTGCTGGAAGGAACGCCGACTCGACACGCAACGAGTTTTCCTGTATAAAGAGAGGCTGATTTCTCGACTCAATACGGCGTTCAATGCGGCTTGCCGTCGAGCGGGAATCGTCGGGCTTCGGATTCACGATTTTCGCCACACGGCGAGCACGAACCTCAGGCGGGCAGGGGTAGACACGGCCACGGCTATGAAGATCGTCGGCCACAAGTCCGAGCGGATGCATCGGCGGTACAACACCATTCAGCCGGAAGACCTGCACCGAGCCGTTTCAAAGCTTGCCGTGTTCCAGGCTAACACTGTAATAACACCTGAGCCTGTGGCGGTAGGAGCCGAAATTGTAAGTGCGCGACAAACCGAAGCGAGCGGGCGTAGCTCAGTGGTAGAGTCCTAGCTTCCCAAGCTAGTTGTCGTGGGTTCAAATCCCATCGCCCGCTCCAATTTTTCAACCGGTTCCGTTACCCTCTCTTCACTCTCTCTGACCTCCGTTCCGGTTTCAGTCACGGTTCCAGAAAGCAATCGATCTGCACTCGGTTGTGAGGGAGTCGGGGAGAACAATCCGAAGCGGCCAACCGTTTCCACCGCGGCCTTGAGATGCGCTTGACTGAGATGGGCGTAGCGCTTCACCAGGGCCGTCGAGGAGTGGCGCAGCAAGGCCGCGATGGTGCCTTCATTGTGGCCCGCCATCGCCAACCGGCTGGCGAAGGTATGCCGGAGATCGTGCCATCGCACATCGAGCAATCCCGCGTCCCGCACCGCCGGGCAGAAGATTCGCGAGTAGACGTTGCGTTGATCCATCGGGCGAGCGGGATTCTCTGACGGAAAGACCCAGGGAGAGGCGCGCTTGGGGTGAGCAATCGCCCGGGCCTCTGCGATGGCCTTCATGTTGGCGAGAATCTGCCGGGCTTCCTCCGGGAGATGCACGTACTGCACCCCGCCGGCTTTCGTTTCCGGTAACGTGAGCAAGCCCAGGTCAAGGTTCACATCCCGCCAGCGGAGCCGCATCTGTTCCCCAAGGCGAAGGCCGGTCAGAATCGCCAAGCGCGCCCAGGGCGCATGATCAGGCCCGAGCTTGTCGAGCAGTGTGGCTTCTTCCTCTGGGGTCAAGAACCGCATCCGGCTTGGCCGTATCTTCACCAGCGTCACCCGCTCAAACGGATTACGATCGATCCGCCCATCGCGCTTCGCTTTATTCAGCACATGCCGAAGAAACTTCATGTAATGCAACACGGTTTGCGGAGCCCTGGTCACGGGGGTCGCTTCGTGCTTTGGGTCGAGGTTTTCGGTCAACAGTTCCCGCTGTGCCGCTTCCAGGAGGGCAGGGGTGACGGCATTCACACGGAGACCCTGTAGCCGTGCCTTCCACCATTCCCCATAGTGCTTCTCGGCCCATTGATTCTTCACGGTCGAGGTCTCGACATGCGCCGTGATCAGATCTGTCATCAAGGGATAGCCGCCGTGCTGGTATCGCTCAGGAAAGAAGCGCCCGGCCTTTTGTTCCTGTTTCGCCTTCTCGTAGAAATCCCGCGCAGCCGTCTTCGTCGAGAAGCTTCCGAACCGCCGCTCTCGGCCATCGTGGTAGAGCCGCACGTACCATATCGTCTTCCCGGCCGCGTCCTGCTTCGACAGCAAGCCCCGATCTTTTCGTCCTGCTCGTGCCATCGCTCCTCCTTTCAGAGAGTTTTTCCCTGGTTCCGTGAAGGCGGAACGCCGTATTTCGCATATGAGCCACGATCTGGAGCAAGACCAGGGGGAAGGCCGGGCTTCCCCCTGATCGTGGGTCGTGGCCTCAGTCCTGACACGCCAGCGTCCCCAGGATCCGCGCCACCGCCTCCCGCTCTTTCGCCGTCGCGCGTTCAATCCGATACCCGCAGCCAACCCAGGACATCAGGTCCAAGGCGCCGCCATCGGGTAGGACCATGACGGGTTGGCCGTAACTGCTCGTACTATGCGTCGTGCTGAGGCGGACTGTGACCCTCTTGCGCGCTGGGGACTCTCCAAATGGATCGACTCGGTATGAGCATGTCATGATTCCCCCTCCTTGGTTACGGCCACCAGGCCGGCAGTGAGTATTCAATCCCTCCGGTCTCTCGGTTCCGGTCCCGCGTCAGTGGGGCTTTCAACAGGCGAAGCGCCTGGAGGTAGCGATAGAATTCCCGATGCGGGATCCCTAAGACCTGCTCCACGTGCGCCCGGCTGCTCGGGCGCCGTTGGAGGAGCCAGATCAGTTCCAGCCCCTCCGCCAGGATGCGCTTCTTGATCTCAACCCCGTTCGGCAGTCTCGGGCGTGGCCGGCGCCGTCGCATGGCTCCCTCCGTGGTGGCGGGCTAGGCGCCACGTTGGCTTTTGAAGTGCTGTTCCAGTAAGTGGCGAATCAGGCCCGCCGCCGTCGTGCCGCGTTTGCGCTCGGCGTCGAGCTTGGCCTTGAGGGTTTTCGGCAGTTGCACAACGAGGCGCGTCATTTTCATGGCTAATCTCCTATCGTGATATTTATGATATGTACGCATATCATATGCTGTCAAGTGCTATTTACCCATCGCCGACACCGTGCTATCTTCGCCACCATGCCAAAGAAAACAGATCAAGAAAAAGGCGGGTCCTGGATCTTCCGGGACATCCCGCGAGAGCTTATGAAGCGTGCCAAAATTGCCGCCGCAGTAGAGGGCAAGTCGATCAAGGCCCTCATTTTGGAGGCCCTGGACGAACATCTGCAGGGGATGGAGAAGAAAGGGCTGTTGCCGAAAGGGAAGGGCTAATCGAGATTCTTCCGGTGTTTGACGATGGCCGCGAGGAGCCGGCGCCTGAACATCCGGGAAAAAGTGGGGGCTCTTGGCGCGGCGAGAGTGTCCCGCGGGCTCCGCGCCAAGTTTGTGCCGCCGTGGCCGCCCCCAAGCCGCCGGTGGAGGCCCGCGAGCCGCTTACGCCATCTGCAAGGCTTTGACCGCCCCGCCGCCGCCGTCCACCAGGTCGCCATCCGCGCGGATGAACGCCAGGAAGCCCAGTTGCAAGTAATCGGCATACCGTTCTTCCAGCCGCAACACGCGCGGTTCTTTCACCAGCCGGACATAGTACGCCGACAGATCACCGAACAGAATCGCCTTGTTCCCGGTGGCCAGGCTCGGCATGTTCGGATCAATGACGACCGGCTTGCCGAGGAGTGAATCCGGGCTGCCGGCGGCCAAGTCCCCATACAGCGGGCGGTTCTGTGAATCCTTCAGTTTCCGTAGCGCCCCGAAGGTGGTGTCATTCATGAGCCACTTGCCGTTCTGGCGATACAGCGGATCGACGCTGTGCATGTGGTCCACCAGCTCATCATAGGTGACCGCCGTGGCGCTGGCGGCCGTCTTGCCCACCGTGGCCGCGGTGACAATCCCGCGCGGTTTGGAGCTGCCGTCCCCCGTCACCCAGTGCTTCGCCGTAATCCGCCCCAAGCGCTCCCCGAGCTTCTTCATGACGTAGGCCGCGAAGTCAAAGCCGGCATCGTCCATGAGTTGGATTGAGACGCGCACGATCTTCGAGGAATAGAGGAAGCTCTGCAACACGACTTGCGAGAGCACGACATCGCCTTCGTTGTGTTGCGTGTTCTCTGAGATGATCTCGCCCTCGACGGCCGTTTCATTATCCGCTGGGATGGGCAGGTCCGCGCCCGTCGCGGATGGCACGATCGTGCAGTTCGGCAACACCCCGCCGATCTGTTTCAGCGCTTCCACCAGGGGCGCCATCGCCGCGTCCGGCACGGCATACCCGCCTGCGCCGCCAGAGCCCACCCCTTGCGCCATGCGGATGTCGGGATCATGGCGCAGCCGCTTCGTCATGATCGCCCGCTCATCTGGATCGAGCCCGTTGATCCCGAATTTCAGGAAGTTCGAAAAGGCCCGGACCTCCGGTTCCCCCTCATCCTCCGACAGTCCCGGCCGTGAGGACAGCCCGCGTAGGATGCGATCCATCTTCGGATCGCGCCGGCCGGCATCGGTCAGCGCATCCCCGAGTTCCGCTTCTCGAATCTGCGCGGCCAGACGATCGACTTCCACCATAATCCCGTCAAAGCGCGCCTCGATCTGCTTGGTAAAGGGCTCGCGTTTGAGGAGCGCTTGGGCCTCGTCGAGCAAGCGCCCGCGCTGCTCCCGAAGTTGCTGTGCACGTGTGAAGGACGACATAGCGAAACCTCCGTTGTTGAAAATCCCCGGAGGTTCGCCGTTCTGGCGGGTGGTCCGCCGCGGCGACATGCGGAGGCGGACAGCGTGCGGGGGTGAATGTGTCATTTATAAGTTTACAGTATCGTTCCTAGATGAATCAACCTTCTCGCGCGTTTCACGCGCCGCGCGTTCATCGCGCACCGCGGCTTCTATCTTTGCATCAATCCAGGTCTGATAGATCGAGCAAATCCCTTTCAATTGCCGCAACAGCGCGCGATGGAATTGCACATCGAGACTATCCACGGCGCGGCCTCTGCGGTTCGAAGAACTTTGCGATGCCCTTCGGCTCGCTGTCGTTCGGAAGCGGCGACACGCGGGCATGCTGGGCCGGTGTGGCACCCAGTTCGGCCAAGGCCGCTTGATAGGCGCGGCGTTCTTGCTGCATGATCCGCACTTCCGGCCGCGGTCTCGTCATCCTCAGCCCATCGCGTTCCGTTTCATAGGTGGCGCCGTGCTCGGCAATCGCCCTCTCGGCCCTCTTGAACATCGAATATGCGGTCGCGGCAATAAGTAGAATGCCATAGTCCGCTTCGCACAACACCCCATGCTCTCCGCCAAGGAGCAAAACCAAGCGATCCCATTCGGCGCTCGCGTCGGCATCGAGATCAGCCGGCTTCTGCGGAGTGCCGACCACGAAGGGAGAGGTTCGCGCGGAGGTCAGCGGGCGTTTGCCCGGGTTTCCACGTAGGATGCGAAGACGCTGCGGATTCGGCTTTCTGCCTCTCATAAGGCCTCCCTAAAAAACAGTTGCGAATTTCGCGGGGAAATCCCGAATGGGGACCCCGCGGTCTATACGTAAAGGCCCCAGACTTTTCACCCGCCATCCCCTCATGCGGGCAGATGTCCGCGAATCTGCCGCGGATCGACCAGCAACGGAGCAGGCTGGCCAAACACTTCCACGGCCACGGCCAGGCGGTACCCGCCAAAGACTTCCTGCACAACACCGAGCAAGTCCCCGTTGAGACTTCGCATGATCACAGTGTCTCCAGGCTGGTATTTCGCTCCCGCCGCCGGCTGGTATTCCTCTCTGATCAACTCCCCCGCTTCGCCGTCATCATCGTCCAGCAGGTCGCACGGCGGGAGCTGCGCCGGCTGTGCTGGCAGGCGCGAAGTCGGCTGTCGGCGCCGCCGGAGGTTGGCCAACCTGGCCAACTGGCGCGCGCGCAGGTCTGCAACCATGGCCAGCAGGCGTTGCCGTTCCGCCGAATCTTCCGCATTGATCCACGCCCAGCGGAGTTCGGCCGCTTCACGGGCGAAATCCTCACTGCCCGGCATGTCATTTCCTCCTCGTGTGAGATGAGAGGCGATCAACTCCATTCTCCACGCGCTCCAGCGTCACACATTCACCAGACCGCGTGATGCGGTAGGTTTCGCCCTGTGCGTTCGCCAACTCTTTCAATGCCCGCCCAGAGTAGCGGACGCCTTCAATGATCCACGTATCTGTCCCCACCTGATAGCCGCGCGTGCTGTTCATCCACCAGTAAAAGAAGTCGCAGGGGTACAAAATGGCACGGACCATCAGTAACCAGGGTGGCAGAATCGCCCCTTCAGTTTGCCTGGAGGTTGCCAAGCGCCACAGTCTGGCACGCAACGATCGGGCCTCCGTCATCGTTCACACGCCGGTTGATAGGTCCGGCCAGCCGGCGCAGGCGGCTCGGCCTGGCGGCTCGCTTCGTTGAGCAGACTGGCGAGGTTCGCCGCAGCCACCCAGGTCAGGCGGATTTCGGAACCGCCCGAACCGGTCAACAGAACCTCGTGCCGCTCGTGGTCAACGCTCACCGTCAGGCATGCAGGCGTCATCGGCCGCGCTCCGTCATCCATTCCGCCGGAATCTTCGCCAGCCGGTCGGTCGCGGGATGCCAAACCAGGACCGAGCCATCGGGGTAGGTCGCGAGGACTTCACCCTCACAGGTTCCGAAGAGCGGGCTGTCCCAGCGGATCGGATCGCCAGGCTGGGGCAATCCAACCGGGCGCACCCGGTCCCCCAGCTTCGCCAGAATCCGGCGCGCCCGGTCCGGTTCGACCTCCACCGGTTGCCCGGGGATGAGCACGATTTCCCCGCCAGGCCAGCGGTAACGGATCGGCTGTCCGACCGCCTCAAGTCTCATCGTCGATGATCTCCGCCCCTATCTCCCAAGATTCTTGTTCCAGAGGACCGTTTTCTTGTTCTCGCATGGAGGCGAAAAGCCCAAAATCGCGGGAACAAGAATCATTGACGATATTTCGCGCGCTTACGTTCGTTTTCTGATTCTTGTTTTCTTGTTCCCCTATATATGGGGGAACAACAGAACAAGAACTCCTTGACTGGGGTGAGCTTGTCGCGTCAGGGTTCTTGTTCCCAAGTTCCGGCCGGGATTCTTGTTCCCGGTGTTCACAGGATCGGGCATATTTGAACGGGTCCGCCTTGCCACCCCGGCCAGTCTTGACAACCTTTCCGGCTCCGACCAGCGCTCGAAGCGCTTTGACCTTGACCCCGCGTCGGCCTTCCATTTGGTCAAGGATGACCTTCTCTTCGACGGGTTCCTTGGTCATCGCCAGGTAGTCGAGGATCGCGTCACCCATTGCGGCTTGATCCGCCACATCCCGGCTTGGTCCGGCTGCTATGGTCCGCGCTGTTGGGTCCCACGCCAACGTGATTTCTTCTAGGTCTTCGCCGTAGCGTTGAACGCTGCTCAACGTGCGGTACTTCTCCGTGCGCTTCAGGAGCAGTGCAGTGTCCACCGCTGCAAAGATTGCGGTTGACCCTAAGATACTGTCTCCGCCCTCTCGATCACCCTTCCCCAAGTGATGAACAGCCAACACACCAGCACCCGTCTCCCGCGCCAGCGTCCCGAGCGGTTCTAAGGCTATCGTCACAGCTGCGTAGTCATTTGCGTCTTTTACGCGCGTGAAGCGAAAGAGTGGGTCCACGATGATCAACACTGGCGCGTAGCGACCCGCGGCTTTTCGCAACAGAGGCAACCCATCAGCGGGGGAAGGCGCACAGAAAATGTAGATGCGATCGTCCACCGTCGCCCCCATTTCTCGAAAGTGGCGCCTCACCTCCGACCGTTTTTCTTCCAGCGCAAGGTACAGGACAGGCCCGCGCGAAGTGGGGAAGCTCAGAAACGTATCTCCCCGCGTTACAGCTAACGCAAGGCAACGAGCCATGGTCGATTTCCCCGCTTTCGGCTTGCCAGCGAGGAGCGAAAGGCCGCCCACCGGCAGGCGAGCTTCCAGCACCCATGGGCGCGTGTCTTCCGGCTCATTGAGCAAGTCACCAAGAGACGTGAAGAGCATCGGTCCATCATCCATGCCCCACGGCCGCGCGCTCGCCAGCAACGTTTCGAGTCGCTCACTGAACGCGGGGTCCCGTCGATACTGCGCGACAAAATCCGCCGCATCGCCTTTCGCCGGAGCCTCCGGCCATTCGACGAAGCGAACGCTTCGGGCCACTCCGGCGAGACGTTCACCGATCCGCTGCATGTGCGCGCGTCCTGGTTCGTCGTGATCAGGCCACAGAATCGCATCTCTTCCGCGAAGCACGTCCAGCGAGGCAAGCGACGGAGCGCTGTTGGCTCCGGTCACCGTCCCCAGCGCTGGGACTCCCGCCCACCAGAGCGCTTCAGCTGCTTTCTCGCCCTCGACCACGATGCGATGGTTAGGGTCGGTCCATTCGACTTCTGAGCCATAGAGGGGGAGATCCGCCGTCTTCCGACCGTTCAAGCCCGGGGTGCCGTCCAGGCGCCGCCAGGTGAACGTTTTCTCCCCGTCGCGATCGATGCGTTCATGGATCGCGACGAACTCTCCGCTGCGGTCGCAGATCTCGTATGCTGTCACGGATGCACCCTCTCTGTTCGGTTTTCCGTTCGCGTGAGTCACGCCGGCAAGCTCTTCGATGCGCCGCCGCTGTTCTTTGAATGTCTGGAGGCCTCCCAGCAACCCGATCAACTCAAACACGTCGGCGCCCTTCTCGCCGAGACACTTCCGGGACCAACAGAAGGCCCGGCCGTCCTTGATCGTGACAGATGGGTGCGCATCGCTATTGCGATGTCGTTCCGGAAACGGGCATCGCCAACGCCCCTGCGCATCAGGGGTACTACCATAGCGTCTGAGCAGATCTGCGACAGAAACAAGATTTTTCAGTTCAGCAACCGTCGTCATCTGTTGCCTCTTCTGTGCGCGAGCATCGCATCGAGTCGATCAAGTATCGATGAGATGAGCATACGTAGTACTACGCTCATCGATGCGTCACTTCGTCGCCTCGCGTCCGAGATGGGGCCGCGTCCGCGGTTGTTGGAGCGCGGCCAGTACGGCCGCGCGATCAAAGCGGACGCCAATGTCACCGATGCCAAGACAGGGAATTCTGCCGGTCTTGGCAAGCTTGTAGATCGTACTTTTGCCGCAACGGAGTAGGCGAGCTAGTTCATCCGCTTTCAGGATCTGTCCGTGGGGGGTGTCTGTGTGCATGGAGCGCCTCCTCGTTGTCTATGCTCCACAGCGTACACAACGCACGAAGGTGTGCGAAGCTAGGATATGACGTTATTTGCAGTACTGGTATAAATACTTACTCGTGAGGAGGAGAGCGGATAAGGGCGGGGCTCGGTCGAGTTACATGCCGTGCGATCGGTTGCGGTTCCGCCAATTGTCGAGGTAGTTCTTGACGTGAGTGTCTGTGAAAGGACCGTCGAGACGGGCAGGCGAACGCCCGCGCTGAACACTGGCAAAGGCCGGCTTTCTATTTCTGAGTCTCTGGAGAGCCTCCCGAATCCAGATCTCCTGGTCCGCCGGGTTGATCTTCCAGGCCTGCATCAGGTCGCGCGCTTCCGACAGCCGCCATTCAGAATTGAATGGTGGGTCATCAGGAGGGACCACGTTTTCTAGGGCTACGGCCTCCGTCAGGTGGTCGGCCAGTGATCGGTTCAGGGCTTCAGCAATGGCGGCGGGACCTTGTGTTTTCGACAGCACAAACCGGTGTGAATCCGTCTGACCGGCGCCGTTGGGCTCTACCTTCCCGAAGGGTTCAATTCCGACAAAGGCGGTCGGCCCTTGAAATTTGGTGAGCTCAGTGCGCCAGGCCGCAATGGTTGCCTCGGCCTTCTGGATTTTCCGGGCCGTGATGCCCTCGGGAATGGTGACGATCAATTTCAGGCGGGGAGGGGTGTGGCCCAAGACCGGCCTCACATCAACTTCAAGCCCGCCGATGCGCCGTTCGAGGGTTTGGACACGCCTGAAGAATTCATCCCGCCGTTGCCGTGCCTTCGCCCACTGAGTCTGAATGCGATCATACTCAGAGTCTTGCGGACCCTTGAGCGCCATTACCTGACGAAGATAGGTATCGAAGGCGTCGCGTCGTGGTACTCGTGGCATAACCCCTCCTCGTGGGGCCTCGCGTGGGGAGGGAAGGGCCGCGACCGCGAGGACGATCGCGTCACGCCAGGGGATCAGCCCGGCGTCGAGCCCTTCCGAATTTAGTCACGGTCTCATTTGTGTTCTACCGTCCATTGCGTCTATTACCTACCATATCCTGTGCTCTCACGTCTATATCGTCCACTAAGTCTATGGGGTAAACTACTTAGTCGCTCTTCCCAAGCTAGTTGTCGGGGGTTCAAATCCCCTCGCCCGCTCCATACCAAGCTTGCTGGTCCCGCCGGCTCCTCAGGCGTAGCCTTCTTCTTGGACGCCGGCGGAGAAACCCCTCCCGCGTTTCCCCATAAAAAACCTCCATACCGCACTTCGTGTGAACCGCCGGCTCCTCAGGCGCAGCCTTCTTCCTTGACGTCGGCGGAGACACACCTCCAGTTTTTCCCTCCGCGTAGATCATTCTCTTGCATGAACCGGGCGCTCTCCATCGCGTGTTCGCAATATGCTGCGCCCAGAGAGACACCTTTAGACATAATGATGTGACCCGCCCAATCCGCAAGCCCGCATTATTCATGACGGTTCGTCGCGTTGCACCCGTTGCAGTAAAAGAGCAATGGGTGCCTCCAGGCGCAGCCGCGAAGGACCAAGCAACTGTCTTGAATGTCAAGCTCTCCGTGCAGCGGCCGGTTGCCATGGAGTCCCATGATGTACCATCGCATTGAGAATGGTCAGCAGCTTGCGCATCGCGGCGACCAGCGCGACCTTGGATGCTTTGCCGGCGGTACGCAGTCGCTGGTAGAACTGCCGGATGACGGGGTTCCAGCGCGTCGCCACCAAGGTCGCCATGTACAGCGCGGTGCGGACGGGGGCCCGCCCACCCCAGATGGTGCGTCGGCCGCGCAGCCGCCCACTGTCCCGATTGAAGGGCGCGACGCCCACCAAGGCCGCAATTTGCTTGCGATTCAGCAAGCCCAACTCCGGCAGCTCGGCCAAGACCGTGCGACTCATTACCGGTCCGATGCCGGGCACGCTCTGCAACAAATCTTCGCGTGCACGCCAGATGGGGCTCTCTTCAATCATGTCATCGAGGTCCTCGTCGAGCCGGGCCAGTTCGGTGCGCAACCAGCGCAGATGGGCTTCAATCCGCTTCCGCACGCGGGCTGGAGCTCGGTCCAACCGGTTCTGCTCGGCCCGCTGCATCGCCAGCACTTGGCGGCGTCGCGCCAACAGGGCCGCCAGTTCCGCGGTCTGCGGATCGGGGAGCGCCCGCACTTCCGGTTGGATGACCTCTGCGAAGCGGGCCAACACCTGCGCGTCCAGCGTATCGGTCTTCGCCAACCGGCCCGTCGCTTTGGCAAAGTCCCGGACCTGGCGCGGATTGACCGCGATCACGGGCAAGGCGGCGTCCACCAGCGCCCGCAGCAACGGCCGTTCCAAGCCCCCGGTGGCTTCCACGACAATCCGTATCGGCGATACCTGGCTCAGCCGTGCGATCACCGTGCTGATTCCCTGGGCATCATACGGGACGCTCAGCGGCGTGCCAGCCGGCCGCATGGCGACGTCCAGCTGCGCTTTCGAGATATCAATTCCGACACACACCGACGATGTCTGCATCGCCTCCTCCTTGGTGAAGCCCGTCCTTGTCTTGATGCGGGCTCGGTGGCCCAGGCAACTGTGCGGGCTTATGGAATAGGGAATGTGACGACCCGGCTCGGCCGCGGTCTCTTCGGACCGGAGGCGTATCGATCTGTCACATTCCGTATGTCTCATGTACCACAATTCCAAGATACAAGGCGTACTTGAGACAGTACGTCGAGGGGCGCACGGCGCGATTGAATAAAGAGCGCCATGTCTGTGCGCGCCGCCGAGTTGGTGAGGCGGCCGGACCTGAGCGGCGAGCACGCCCGCCATACCAAGCTTCGCTTGAACCGCCGCGTTCGATCACATCGCGGCGGAGAGGTACTTTGCCTGCGACTTCGCATGTTGGCCAGGGACCCGTTACAATTTGGGAGCAACGGGTGCCCCGGGGCAAATCGGGGTGCCCATTGCTCCTTTGTTGCAATGGGCCTAAGCAGCAGAAGCGT
The DNA window shown above is from Nitrospira tepida and carries:
- a CDS encoding P27 family phage terminase small subunit; its protein translation is MRGRKPNPQRLRILRGNPGKRPLTSARTSPFVVGTPQKPADLDADASAEWDRLVLLLGGEHGVLCEADYGILLIAATAYSMFKRAERAIAEHGATYETERDGLRMTRPRPEVRIMQQERRAYQAALAELGATPAQHARVSPLPNDSEPKGIAKFFEPQRPRRG
- a CDS encoding tyrosine-type recombinase/integrase yields the protein MGLTKRKDSYYVEFPVLDDGKVLKLAPPGTGKLKRWKVGTLNRRYAKDQEAIIKTRLLSGQIPSPAVARAEAMTFRQWAEIYLNLEEVKKLKSYPLRKLYVGNLVKFFRDKPLAAITPEEVAAYRAQRVQYRRIQCPECKKRKERRFVGQEVCPACGWKREDAPRPVSLQTINHDHTALTHMLNVARSPRFKVILDNPASHVKKPDPKNERDRIASTDEWLRLKEAAAPHLRRVLTVAYAVGPRKGELLKLEWSDVDMKRREVTLRDTKNGESRMVPMTEEVYEVFKECWKERRLDTQRVFLYKERLISRLNTAFNAACRRAGIVGLRIHDFRHTASTNLRRAGVDTATAMKIVGHKSERMHRRYNTIQPEDLHRAVSKLAVFQANTVITPEPVAVGAEIVSARQTEASGRSSVVES
- a CDS encoding AAA family ATPase, with translation MTTVAELKNLVSVADLLRRYGSTPDAQGRWRCPFPERHRNSDAHPSVTIKDGRAFCWSRKCLGEKGADVFELIGLLGGLQTFKEQRRRIEELAGVTHANGKPNREGASVTAYEICDRSGEFVAIHERIDRDGEKTFTWRRLDGTPGLNGRKTADLPLYGSEVEWTDPNHRIVVEGEKAAEALWWAGVPALGTVTGANSAPSLASLDVLRGRDAILWPDHDEPGRAHMQRIGERLAGVARSVRFVEWPEAPAKGDAADFVAQYRRDPAFSERLETLLASARPWGMDDGPMLFTSLGDLLNEPEDTRPWVLEARLPVGGLSLLAGKPKAGKSTMARCLALAVTRGDTFLSFPTSRGPVLYLALEEKRSEVRRHFREMGATVDDRIYIFCAPSPADGLPLLRKAAGRYAPVLIIVDPLFRFTRVKDANDYAAVTIALEPLGTLARETGAGVLAVHHLGKGDREGGDSILGSTAIFAAVDTALLLKRTEKYRTLSSVQRYGEDLEEITLAWDPTARTIAAGPSRDVADQAAMGDAILDYLAMTKEPVEEKVILDQMEGRRGVKVKALRALVGAGKVVKTGRGGKADPFKYARSCEHREQESRPELGNKNPDATSSPQSRSSCSVVPPYIGEQENKNQKTNVSARNIVNDSCSRDFGLFASMREQENGPLEQESWEIGAEIIDDET
- a CDS encoding helix-turn-helix domain-containing protein, whose protein sequence is MHTDTPHGQILKADELARLLRCGKSTIYKLAKTGRIPCLGIGDIGVRFDRAAVLAALQQPRTRPHLGREATK
- a CDS encoding phage major capsid protein, whose product is MSSFTRAQQLREQRGRLLDEAQALLKREPFTKQIEARFDGIMVEVDRLAAQIREAELGDALTDAGRRDPKMDRILRGLSSRPGLSEDEGEPEVRAFSNFLKFGINGLDPDERAIMTKRLRHDPDIRMAQGVGSGGAGGYAVPDAAMAPLVEALKQIGGVLPNCTIVPSATGADLPIPADNETAVEGEIISENTQHNEGDVVLSQVVLQSFLYSSKIVRVSIQLMDDAGFDFAAYVMKKLGERLGRITAKHWVTGDGSSKPRGIVTAATVGKTAASATAVTYDELVDHMHSVDPLYRQNGKWLMNDTTFGALRKLKDSQNRPLYGDLAAGSPDSLLGKPVVIDPNMPSLATGNKAILFGDLSAYYVRLVKEPRVLRLEERYADYLQLGFLAFIRADGDLVDGGGGAVKALQMA
- a CDS encoding tyrosine-type recombinase/integrase, producing the protein MARAGRKDRGLLSKQDAAGKTIWYVRLYHDGRERRFGSFSTKTAARDFYEKAKQEQKAGRFFPERYQHGGYPLMTDLITAHVETSTVKNQWAEKHYGEWWKARLQGLRVNAVTPALLEAAQRELLTENLDPKHEATPVTRAPQTVLHYMKFLRHVLNKAKRDGRIDRNPFERVTLVKIRPSRMRFLTPEEEATLLDKLGPDHAPWARLAILTGLRLGEQMRLRWRDVNLDLGLLTLPETKAGGVQYVHLPEEARQILANMKAIAEARAIAHPKRASPWVFPSENPARPMDQRNVYSRIFCPAVRDAGLLDVRWHDLRHTFASRLAMAGHNEGTIAALLRHSSTALVKRYAHLSQAHLKAAVETVGRFGLFSPTPSQPSADRLLSGTVTETGTEVRESEERVTEPVEKLERAMGFEPTTTSLGS
- a CDS encoding IS110 family transposase, with product MQTSSVCVGIDISKAQLDVAMRPAGTPLSVPYDAQGISTVIARLSQVSPIRIVVEATGGLERPLLRALVDAALPVIAVNPRQVRDFAKATGRLAKTDTLDAQVLARFAEVIQPEVRALPDPQTAELAALLARRRQVLAMQRAEQNRLDRAPARVRKRIEAHLRWLRTELARLDEDLDDMIEESPIWRAREDLLQSVPGIGPVMSRTVLAELPELGLLNRKQIAALVGVAPFNRDSGRLRGRRTIWGGRAPVRTALYMATLVATRWNPVIRQFYQRLRTAGKASKVALVAAMRKLLTILNAMVHHGTPWQPAAARRA